The Vigna angularis cultivar LongXiaoDou No.4 chromosome 6, ASM1680809v1, whole genome shotgun sequence genome contains the following window.
TAGGAAAATTCAATTTGTGAATGAAGGAAGTAAAGAACTGAATACATCTGTCGGGTGTGGCCAtgaatgagagaaaaattattagtaaagaaatagtaatttaaaaataattgcatGTGAATTGAACATCGTTGAAACACAAATAAGAACCACACATGCAATCTAATCAAACCAAACTTAAACAAGAAACTTAAAAGGTGTGATGGCACTTTGAGAATAAGAAGTCAGAAGAGAAAGTACCAGTACTTATGTCATTTAGCTTCCATTTATCCCCCAAAGACTGTGGCACAAACTTGAAGGGAAACTTTTGCTCTGAGAATACTCTTCTTGAATACTTGTATGTAAAAAAACCTGTATGTGTAGAAATCGTGTATCTAGGTGATGTCCCCATTTGGGTCATCGGAAACTTTGACCCcatcatatattttctttaattctgTACTCAAGATTCAATCTTTGAGAAGCATGCAACAATAAACAGAGAATTAACTGATTAAAATGGAAGAGGGTGAGacttgagagagagaaaatgataGAGATCATCCATTCATGCTTTTGCTGTTCTTCTGATTGCTCTGCTCGTGTCTGTTGTCTTGTtcaggaaaagaaaaacatataattgttaattgtgttattgaaaaattaataattagtGTTTTATACTGACTCATCACATGTACATTTTCAGATCAAAGTCACATGTACACTGAGAGATGATCCTATCCGTCCAAGATCTAACCGAACAGCCAATAAGATTAGAACGAGTAATAAATATCTTCTGTTAGGTATTTggaacaatttaatttttctttacaGACATACATACATagaaaaaaatacaagttttttatttaaaaatatacatatagtttaaattaaattttcatatttatttctgGTCAAGTTTAagcaaataattatttatgctGTCAATCAAtctaattaacatttataatttgtatttaaattcaattcaattacTTGTTAAGAGAAAGTAATACAAATTAGTTAAATCTATATCTTTCATggctattattattttcattaataatattaaatatatatttttaatataatttagattaattaatgtaatcttAAGTTTTCATAtaacttttattgtattttttgttgagagttttaaaaactatattacagataataataaaaaaaataaaaaataaattgacataGGTGCATCAGAGTTTAAATCCAATAtatcatttaatgttttttttatatagaagaCGAGTTTAACTGAAAAATAACATatgataaattcaaattaacatAAGTTGAAAGAGAAagtattcaaataaataatcagttaatttatcatttttttaattattaatatattttatattttttattgaatatttattgtttagtagttaagtttttttattttcattcaaaagCAAACAATACTTATTTCTAAAATGTTTTTACAATCCTATTAAATATTCACAAtccttttattttgaatattttaatgattCTTTCTatcatcattttatattttatatttacattgctatatttctttttcaaaacactttttggtattatcataatttttgttaGTATCGTTATATCAAAAGTTTTTCTATTAAAggattaaaataatgttttctctCAAAATGAATAATTGTATGAAAAGAATGTTCATGATTGAAAATACTTTCGCCTAAAAGAGATTGCATATACGTATAAAAGACTTattcttaaagaaaatattattaaatgtgaatcTAAGTCAAAtcgtaaaattaaaaatagtaagataATCAACCTATATAAAGtcaaaaaaactcataaatcaattatcacagtacttaaaaataaaagtagtattaatCTATTATTTGAATTGGACAGAAATCTCGTTAATATTATTTGTCTCCTTAGAACTCGTAAAGAATTgacataaagaaaaatataatgaaatatataaactatagttggatttaaaattaatattaatcttttatttaaattgaacttaaatatcattaatattgTCTCTTCATTAAACTTCCTTCTTcatatatctataaataattgACATAAAAGTTTATGTTTGGAGTCAAAATGTCAATACtgaaatgaaaactaaaaaaaacctTATGATAAAATTACTTAGAATAGACAATCAATATactaaaatcataataaattaagaaattagatatgaaatatgaaatacaacattttttacataaatttaaatgaaatataaaaaaaaagtctaaaaattcaataaatttaaaaataaaaaaatttcaaccatAACATCAATTTGTATGGAACCTATAAAACGTATTTAcagttttaagaaaataaaatacaataaaaaaaattttagataattttattaacattaattatattatatatcataattttttatttaacatactatcttaatatatttataataattttaaaagcataaatgaaaattatatcactaaattaaataataatgatttaaatattttttaagatattaattataaatttaaaatgttatacaatttgttaataatataaaaaatagctagataaataaaatatgtagttccattatttaattattttttaatatttttcatacttcacaaaagataaattaaagattttatttaaagaattatCTTATATTGTATCATTCTTTAGGTAGACAGTTAATCTTAATAAACAAATGTTTTGTTTATGAAAGAAAGGGCGCAAGAGAAAAAAAGGTGTAATTTGACTAAGGCATGGCCTTATCTTCTCCTTCCTTCTTTTCAACTCTGAACACCACATCTTCACTACCCCATTTCCATGCACcaaagctttcttcttcttctcactTCCCAATTACACCTTCCACTACCCATCTTCCTCTCTCACACAAATGGAGAGCAAAGGTTTCATTTTTCCCTTCTTTCTTGAAGAAACGGAAAGATGCCAAGATCATCAAGGAAGAACTCCTTCAGGCCATTGAACCGCTTGATCGAGGGGCTGATGCCACTCTCCAAGACCAGCAAGCAGTTGATCAGGTTAATTGCACGTCTTTCATGTCATGCTTTCTTCATTTCCTCAATTAAGCCTTGTCTAGAACAATGAAAGCTAATTTACTCTacgttttttgttttgtttaaccACTTAGTGTTGCTTACTTTGTTCATGAAACTCTACGTTAGTTTACTCTGTgaaattctaattttgatatataatgGTGTGGGTTTTTTTGATTAGTTTTCTCTCAATAGAATTGTGGCCAGTTTTTTCAACTTCACTTgcatttttattgttgattcgTGCAATTTTTGTCTAAATAGATTGCTAGCGAACTCGAGAAAGTTAGTCCAATAAAGGAGCCCCTAAAGTCTGACCTACTGGATGGAAAGTGGGAGCTTATATACACTACATCGCAGTCAATTTTGCAAACCAAGGTAAACAGTTTTTTTCCCTGGCTTAAATTCATGTTTATGGTTATATTCCTGTGATAAATCATCTAAATTGAGGCTAGTCAagcaaaataaaactaaacataactacataaaaaaatgaactatTTTGGAAAAAAACTTATCTGAGCTGTTCTTgtagtttagttttttaaaGTTGAATTACTCCTCAACCAAACGGTTTTAAACTGAACCTCAGTTTAATTGAGTTGAACCCacttttatatttcaattcaatTCTACAACAATTTAGTTCAATTCATGCATTTACCGACTCCGATCTATATTATATACTATGATGCATATAATGTTTGCAAGCATATTGCAGGTTGTTTCCTTGTTTTCTGTGTTCACATGTTATTTTTGGAGCACAGAATCATGATTGCAGATCGCACTTTGAATTCTGTTCATAATGAGTTGTGATAAATTTACGTATACTATGTTGAATTTGATATTTGAGGATGGAAATCTAACAAGAGTAATAATTTAAGAGAATAAAGTTTTACCCTAGATATGATATAATCAACTCCTGTACGTTACATGCATTAAATGAAGTTCAAAAACCTTAATCTTTGATTTGGAGAGTTCATAATAATAGTATATCCTAAATGTTTTGTATTCATTGAATAAATATACATTTAGTTGTAGAAAAAATATACAACCACCTGAAAATTAgagagattttttttcttttttttttttggttttgaattCCCCCCAGCATGGAATTGTCTATTTAATACTGTTCAGTAGTTAAATTATCTATCTAAttgttttctctttataaaatatgatacaaacatataatattaaccaGTATTATACAAACATATAGCTCTATGCCTTCATTAACAATGGTACATGGATCTCCCACTTTGTCTATAGTTTAGATCATACAATTGTCAATATACATGATTACATTTATTCAGTCATTTACTAGCCATCTAGCATTAGTATCAAAACTAGCTTCTCTATGTTTGTTGAATTTGTACTTATACTGAAGGAAGTCCACAACACTGTTCTTATGTGATACTTGACCTATATTTTAACAAGCTTTCACTAAATTCCAAAAtatctattttacttttattgttcCCTTTCATTTTACAAGATTGGATAAATCTgtaatagatttaaaaaagaagaagcaattTCTCCCCCTTTCCATCTACCAATTTTTGCCACCTAACTTTTTCATTGATGCAATGATAGAGACCAAAGTTGTT
Protein-coding sequences here:
- the LOC108342239 gene encoding probable plastid-lipid-associated protein 4, chloroplastic isoform X1, with the protein product MALSSPSFFSTLNTTSSLPHFHAPKLSSSSHFPITPSTTHLPLSHKWRAKVSFFPSFLKKRKDAKIIKEELLQAIEPLDRGADATLQDQQAVDQIASELEKVSPIKEPLKSDLLDGKWELIYTTSQSILQTKRPKLLRSVTNYQAINVDTLRAQNMESWPFFNQVTADLTPLNPRKVAVKFDTFKIGGIIPIKAPGRARGELEITYLDEELRVSRGDKGNLFILKMVDPSYRVPV
- the LOC108342239 gene encoding probable plastid-lipid-associated protein 4, chloroplastic isoform X2, producing MALSSPSFFSTLNTTSSLPHFHAPKLSSSSHFPITPSTTHLPLSHKWRAKVSFFPSFLKKRKDAKIIKEELLQAIEPLDRGADATLQDQQAVDQIASELEKVSPIKEPLKSDLLDGKWELIYTTSQSILQTKRPKLLRSVTNYQAINVDTLRAQNMESWPFFNQIPIKAPGRARGELEITYLDEELRVSRGDKGNLFILKMVDPSYRVPV